The Palaemon carinicauda isolate YSFRI2023 chromosome 37, ASM3689809v2, whole genome shotgun sequence genome contains a region encoding:
- the LOC137629029 gene encoding uncharacterized protein has product MNSLRSIMLIAIVMALVCSTFAFPDPSGGYGHGLGGGFGGGLGHGLGGGFGGVTVVRPVVSRVVSVSSGFGGFGGIGGIGGIGGGGYGW; this is encoded by the exons ATGAACTCTCTTCGCTCAATC ATGTTGATAGCCATTGTTATGGCTCTGGTGTGCTCCACCTTCGCTTTTCCTGATCCATCAGGAGGATATGGCCATGGATTGGGAGGTGGATTCGGTGGAGGATTAGGCCACGGATTGGGTGGTGGATTCGGTGGAGTCACCGTTGTCAG ACCTGTGGTGAGCAGAGTCGTTAGTGTCAGCAGTGGATTCGGAGGATTCGGAGGAATTGGAGGAATTGGAGGAATCGGAGGTGGTGGATATGGATGGTAA
- the LOC137629026 gene encoding keratin, type I cytoskeletal 14-like, protein MNFLRPIFVVAIVMALVCSISAFPDPSGGYGGLGGFGGGIGHGLGGGFGHGLSTVSVVRPVVTRVVGVSSGIGHGGFGGIGGGYGW, encoded by the exons ATGAACTTCCTTCGCCCAATC TTTGTGGTGGCCATTGTTATGGCCTTGGTGTGCTCGATCTCCGCCTTCCCTGATCCATCTGGTGGATATGGCGGATTAGGTGGATTTGGCGGTGGAATCGGCCATGGATTGGGAGGCGGTTTTGGCCATGGATTAAGCACAGTCTCTGTTGTTCG ACCCGTCGTTACCAGAGTCGTCGGCGTCAGCAGTGGAATCGGACACGGGGGATTCGGGGGAATCGGAGGTGGTTATGGATGGTAG
- the LOC137629032 gene encoding uncharacterized protein encodes MNSLSSTMVIAIVMALVCSTFAFPDPSGGYGHGLGGGFGGGIGHGLGGGFGGISVVRPVVSRVVSVSSGFGHGGFGGIGGIGGGGYGW; translated from the exons ATGAACTCTCTTAGCTCAACC ATGGTAATCGCCATTGTTATGGCTCTGGTGTGCTCCACCTTCGCTTTTCCTGATCCATCAGGAGGTTATGGCCATGGATTGGGAGGTGGATTCGGTGGAGGAATAGGCCACGGATTGGGTGGTGGATTCGGTGGAATCTCCGTTGTCAG ACCTGTGGTGAGCAGAGTCGTTAGTGTCAGCAGCGGATTCGGACACGGAGGATTCGGAGGAATTGGAGGAATCGGAGGTGGTGGATATGGATGGTAA
- the LOC137629028 gene encoding cuticle protein 64-like isoform X3, producing the protein MNFLRPIFVVAIVLAVVCSISAFPDPSGGYGGLGGFGGGIGHGLGGGFGHGLSTVSVVRPVITRVVGVSSGIGHGGFGGIGGGYGW; encoded by the exons ATGAACTTCCTTCGCCCAATC TTTGTGGTGGCCATTGTTTTGGCCGTGGTCTGCTCGATCTCCGCCTTCCCTGATCCATCTGGTGGATATGGCGGATTAGGTGGATTTGGCGGTGGAATCGGCCATGGATTGGGAGGCGGTTTCGGCCATGGATTAAGCACAGTCTCTGTTGTTCG ACCCGTCATTACCAGAGTCGTCGGCGTCAGCAGTGGAATCGGACACGGGGGATTCGGGGGAATTGGAGGTGGTTATGGATGGTAG
- the LOC137629024 gene encoding uncharacterized protein, with the protein MNSLLSIMVMAIVMALVCSTFAFPDPSGGYGLGLGGGFGGGIGHGLGGGFGGVTVVRPVVSRVVSVSSGFGGFGGIGGIGGGGYGW; encoded by the exons ATGAACTCTCTTCTCTCAATC ATGGTGATGGCCATTGTTATGGCTCTGGTGTGCTCCACCTTCGCTTTTCCTGATCCATCAGGAGGTTATGGCCTTGGATTGGGAGGTGGATTCGGTGGAGGAATAGGCCACGGATTGGGTGGTGGATTCGGTGGAGTTACCGTTGTCAG ACCTGTGGTGAGCAGAGTCGTTAGTGTCAGCAGTGGATTCGGAGGATTCGGAGGAATTGGAGGAATCGGAGGTGGTGGATATGGATGGTAA
- the LOC137629025 gene encoding uncharacterized protein: MISLRSIMLMAIVMALVCSTFAFPDPSGGYGHGLGGGFGGGLGHGLGGGFGGISVVRPVVSRVISVSSGFGHGGFGGIGGIGGGGYGW; this comes from the exons ATGATCTCTCTTCGCTCAATC ATGTTGATGGCCATTGTTATGGCTCTGGTGTGCTCCACCTTCGCTTTTCCTGATCCATCAGGAGGTTATGGCCATGGATTGGGAGGTGGATTCGGTGGAGGATTAGGCCACGGATTGGGTGGTGGATTCGGTGGAATCTCCGTTGTCAG ACCTGTGGTTAGCAGAGTCATTAGTGTCAGCAGTGGATTCGGACACGGGGGATTCGGAGGAATTGGAGGAATCGGAGGTGGTGGATATGGATGGTAA